The genomic interval AAAAGCAGTGTTACTATATTTAAACTGTTCTCCAGGTTTAAAGTAAGTTTCACCTTTGGCATTCGCCAGTCTCCAAGCATCATGATCGCTTACTTGTTCTACGTGATTTTCAGGAATCAGGGGTTCATAGTCCCATATACCTGAACTATGTGTCAATAAATGCTTCAATGTTATTTCCCTGTACGCCAAACTACAATTATCAAAAAAGTCACTTAGACGATCATCAAGGCTCAAGAGTCCTTTTTCGACAAACATCAGAATAACCATTGCCGTAAACTGTTTACTAACAGAGGCCATTCGAAAAACCGTGTCCGATTGAATAGGGTTATTTTCGGTGACATCAGCTACACCTTTGTATAATTGATCAATTATCTGACCATCTTTTATAACACATAATGCATATCCCGGTGCAGCTGACTCCATATTTACCAAGTTTATAAAGAAGCTAGCGTTTCTTTCAGTGTCGCAATCTTCGACTCAGCATCAGCCTTCTTGTTTCGCTCATTCTGAACAATTTCCGGTTTCGCATTGTTAACAAAGCGATCATTTGACAGTTTAGCGTCCACGGATTTCAAAAAGCCATTTAAATAGTTGATTTCTTTCTGAATGCGTTCTTTCTCTGCCTCTATGTCAAGGTTCTGACCAATTGATAAGTAAAACTCATTCCGGCCTACCATAAACGCTACCGACTTATCTGGCGTATCATCGACGCTCTTAAATTCACTGATATTAGCAAGTTTGGTCATCAATACCTTTATCAACGGTGAATTCAAAGCATTACCGCTTTTAAAGTATAAAGCCAAAGGTTCTTTCGGGGAAATTTGCTTCGTATTTCTGATATTCCTGATCTCCGATATCACAGATCGAAGCTGTTCAAATTCTATAATAATATCTTTATTAAAAGATTTAGAAGTAGGATATTCAGCAACGATACAACAATCCAACTCTTCACGCGTACCAAACATTTCATCATGCCATAACTCTTCGCTTATAAATGGCATAAATGGATGAATTAATGCTAAAATACGCTCGAATAATTCCTTAGTCCGATCATGTGTTTCTTTCGATATTGCTTCCTGATAAGGCGGCTTTACCCACTCCAAATACCATGAGCAGAAATCATCCCACACCAATTTATAGATCGACATCAACGCATCTGATAAACGATAATTGTCAAAATGACTTTCAATCTCGACCAATGCCTCATCAAAACGATTTTCAAACCATTCTATTACTCTCAAATCTGCATCTGAAGCTTTTTCATCTTTCACCTCCCAATTTTTCACCAAACGGAAAGCATTCCAAATCTTGTTAGCAAAATTCCTGCCCTGTTCGCAATAGGCTACATCAAACATGAGGTCGTTACCCGCCGGTGAAGACAACAACATCCCTACCCGGACACCATCAGTCCCATACTGCTTCATCAACTCCAAGGGGTCTGGAGAGTTTCCTAAGGACTTGGACATCTTGCGTCCTAATTTATCACGTACAATTCCCGTAAGATATACGTTTTTAAAAGGAACCTCTTTTTTGTATTCATGACCAAAAATAATCATTCTGGCTACCCAGAAAAACAAAATCTCTGGTGCCGTAACCAGGTCACTCGTTGGGTAGTAATATTTTATATCTTCACTATCTGGATTCTTCAGTCCATCGAATACGGACATTGGCCAAAGCGCCGAAGAGAACCACGTGTCCAATACATCTTCTTCCTGAGTCAGATCTTGTGTCGACTTATTCTCTTTCTCAAATTCTACGACAGCTTCCTCCCTGGTTTTGGCAACTACCCATTCGTTATTTTCATTAAACCAAGCAGGGATCCGTTGTCCCCACCATAGCTGACGGCTAATACACCAATCTTTCACATTTTCCATCCAATGCCGATAGGTATTGATAAACTTATCGGGTATGAATTTCACTTCACCGTTTAACACATAATCCAATGCGGGTTTGGCAAGATCTTCCATCTTCAGAAACCACTGCATAGATAATTTTGGTTCGATAACCGCGTCGGTCCGCTCAGAAAAACCAACTTGTGATTTATAGTTTTCAATCTTCTCTACACTGTCATTATCCTCCAACAGCTTGATAATATTTTTTCTAGCCACAAAGCGATCCTCTCCGACCAATATTTGAGCCTTTTCATTCAAAGTACCATCATCGTTCAAAATATCAATGATTTCCAAATTGTGTCTTTGTCCAAGTTCAAAGTCGTTTAAATCATGCGCCGGAGTTACTTTTAAACAACCTGTACCGAAGTCCATTTCAACA from Pedobacter indicus carries:
- a CDS encoding valine--tRNA ligase; this translates as MSLAKTYNPNDTEDKWYSYWLEKKFFRSTPDEREPYTIVMPPPNVTGVLHMGHMLNNTIQDVLIRRARMQGKNACWVPGTDHASIATEAKVVAMLKERGIDKKSIGREEFLSYAWEWKEKYGGIILDQLQKLGASADWDRTRFTMDPDLSDSVIDTFIHFYRKGYIYRGVRMVNWDPVGRTALSDEEVIRKEVDQRLFYLRYKIVDSDEYLVIATTRPETIMADSAVCINPNDPRYQHLKGRKIRIPLIDRDIPIIEDEYVEMDFGTGCLKVTPAHDLNDFELGQRHNLEIIDILNDDGTLNEKAQILVGEDRFVARKNIIKLLEDNDSVEKIENYKSQVGFSERTDAVIEPKLSMQWFLKMEDLAKPALDYVLNGEVKFIPDKFINTYRHWMENVKDWCISRQLWWGQRIPAWFNENNEWVVAKTREEAVVEFEKENKSTQDLTQEEDVLDTWFSSALWPMSVFDGLKNPDSEDIKYYYPTSDLVTAPEILFFWVARMIIFGHEYKKEVPFKNVYLTGIVRDKLGRKMSKSLGNSPDPLELMKQYGTDGVRVGMLLSSPAGNDLMFDVAYCEQGRNFANKIWNAFRLVKNWEVKDEKASDADLRVIEWFENRFDEALVEIESHFDNYRLSDALMSIYKLVWDDFCSWYLEWVKPPYQEAISKETHDRTKELFERILALIHPFMPFISEELWHDEMFGTREELDCCIVAEYPTSKSFNKDIIIEFEQLRSVISEIRNIRNTKQISPKEPLALYFKSGNALNSPLIKVLMTKLANISEFKSVDDTPDKSVAFMVGRNEFYLSIGQNLDIEAEKERIQKEINYLNGFLKSVDAKLSNDRFVNNAKPEIVQNERNKKADAESKIATLKETLASL